In Desulfosudis oleivorans Hxd3, the DNA window GGTGTGAATGCGAAGGGTCTCCACGTGGCCGATGGCGGCAAATTTTTCTAAAGCGGCACAAAGTTTGTCATCTTCCAGCATCAGGGGATCTCCCCCGGAAAAAATCACCTCCCGGACGGCAGGGGCGGCCCGAACATAGGCCGCGGCGGCGTCCACCTGGTCATCGGTAAGGGAAGCGGCGGCCCTGCCGGCCAGCCGCTTGCGAAAGCAGAACCGGCACACCACCGGGCACCGGCCCGACACCAGCACCACCACTCTGTCCGGATACCGGTGAATCAGGCCCGGCACCGGGGACTGGGCCGTTTCCGTGAGCGGATCATCGTCGGTCAGGGTGCCGGAAAGCTCCCGCGCGTCCGGCACCACCTGACGCCACAGCGGGTCGCCGGGCGCCTGAATCAGGGAGAGATAATAGGGATTGACGGACATGGGGTAGGCGCGGCAGACCGCCGCCGCGCCAGGGGGTGCCTTCAGCCGGTCCGGCAGGTCCTTCGGGTCGGCAATGGCCCGGCCGGCAATGGTTTGCCAGGCTAACTGATTCGGATCATGGATAATAACAGGGTCTTTACTTGCCATTTGTCGGTTTTTATGCAACCATCTGCCACTTGAAAAGCGTGTTGCCCGAATTCTTCACGAAACATTCGGGTGTGTCCTATGTAACCGTCCCCGGAAAAATTGTAAATGGAAAAACGGTGTGACTGGGCGGGTACCGACCCGGATTATATCCACTACCATGACACGGAATGGGGCGTCCCCCTTCATGATGACGGCAGGCTGTTTGAAATGCTGGTGCTGGAGGGGGCCCAGGCCGGGCTGAACTGGCTGACCATTCTCAAAAAGAGGCCGGCCTACCGAAAAGCCTTTGACGATTTCGACCCGGTCCGGGTGGCCCGGTATGACGCGCGCAAAATCGACCGACTGATGGCAGACCCCGGTATTGTGCGCAACCGGAAAAAGATTGATGCCGCCGTGACCAATGCGAAAGCGTTTTTAAGGGTGCGGAAAGAATTCGGCTCTTTTGACACCTATATCTGGTCCTTTGTGGAGGGCCGGCCCGTTGTCAATGCGTGGGAAACCGTCAAACAGATGCCGGCGTCCACCCCGGCATCCGAGGCCATGAGCGCGGATTTAAAAAAACGGGGATTTTCCTTTGTAGGGCCGGTAATCTGCTATGCCTTTATGCAGTCCACGGGCATGGTCAACGACCACATCGTGACCTGCTTCCGTTATAATGAGATCAACAACCGCCAAGCCACGGGGAAAAGACCATGATTCCTGATATTCCGCCCCATCAGAACGTGGGATTTATTTCAACGCGCCTGGCCGGCACCGATGGTGTGACCCTGGAAACCTGGAAATGGGCCGACATTTTCAAGGAAGAGGGGTTTTCCTGCTTTTACTTTGCCGGGGAGCTGGAAACACCGCCCGAGTGTTCCTATCTTTGCGAAAAGGCCCACTTCAGCCATCCTGTGATCGTGGACATCTTTGAAAACTGCTTCGGGGTCCGGGTCCGGGGCCGGTACATCACCCAGCTGATTCATCGGGTAAAAGAGGAGATCAAGGACCACCTCTACACCTTTATTCAGAAGTTCAACCTGGATGTGCTGGTGGTGGAAAACGCCCTGGCCATTCCCATGAACCTGCCCCTGGGCATCGGCCTGGCCGAACTGATCGCCGAGATCGGTATTCCCGTCATCGGCCACCACCACGACTTTTTCTGGGAGCGGGAGCGGTTTCTCACCAACTCGGTGTGGGAGTACCTCAACATGGCCTTTCCGCCCCACCTGTCCCAGATCCGGAACGTGGTGATCAACTCGGCAGCAGACAACCAGGTGAGCCTGCGCACCGGCATCTCCTCCACAGTGATCCCCAACGTGATGGACTTTGAAAACCCGCCGCCCCCTCCCGACGACTACACCCAAAACGTGCGGCAGGACCTGGGCATCGCCGACGACGAGCTGTTTGTTCTGCAGCCCACCCGGGTGGTGCAGCGAAAGGGCATCGAACACGCCATTGAGCTGGTCAGCCGGCTGGAACGAAAGGCCAAACTGGTGATCTCCCACGCCGCCGGCGACGAGGGCATGGAATACTATGAGCGGGTGAAAGACTTTTCCGAGCGCATGGGTGTCACCACCGTGTTTGTGTCCGACATCATCAATGACCAGCGGGACACCCTGCCCGACGGCCGGAAAAAATATACCCTGGATGATATCTATCCCTATGCCGACCTGGTGACCTACCCCTCCAACTTCGAGGGGTTCGGCAATGCCTTTCTTGAGGCCATTTACTACAGACGGCCCATTGCCGTGAACCGCTACTCCATATACGCAACGGATATCAAGCCCAAGGGGTTTTCCGTTATCGAGATCAACGGGTTTGTCACCAAAAAAACCGTGGACCACACCCGGCGGGTGCTGGATGACGCGGACTACCGCCACCGGATGGTCACCCACAACTACGAGGTGGCCAAGCGCTACTACTCCTATTCCGTGCTGCGCCAGAAGCTCAAGACCATTATCACCGACTGCGTCGGCTACCAGTTCTGATTCGGACCCGTGTGCCATGCTCAATGAACTTGCCATCAAAAACTTTGCCATCATCGATGACCTGCGCATCCGTTTTGACCGGGGGCTGACCATCTTAAGCGGCGAGACCGGGGCCGGAAAGTCGATCATCATCAATGCCGTCAACCTGCTTTTGGGGTCAAGGGCCACGGCCCGGCTGATCCGCACCGGGGAAAGCACGGCCGAGGTGGAAGCGGTGTTTGACGTGGCGCCAAAAAGCGAGCTGGCCCGCAAACTTGAGGTGAACGGCCTTACCGGCGACAATGAGCTGATCATTCGGCGGGTGGTGTCCGACACCAACAAGAACCGGATCTACATCAACGGCCATGCGGCCACCATCCAGGTGCTTTCCGACATCACGGCCAGCCTGGCCTCCATATCGGGCCAGCACGCCCACCAGCAGCTGCTCAACGAGGATCTTCACCTTTTGATTTTAGACGCTTTTGCCGGGCTGACCGGGCAACGGGAAGCGGTGGGTGAAAAATTTGCCACCCTTGTCCCTATGCTGCGCGAGCTGGAAACCTTAAAATCCCGGCAGGCGGACCAGGCCCGGCAGCAGGAGCTCCTGGCCTTTCAGAAGGACGAGATCGAAAAGGCAAACATCACTCCGGGCGAAGACCAGAACCTGGAACGGGATAAAAGACGGCTGAAAAACGCCCAGGAGCTCTACACCCTGGTGTACGGCTGCATCGAAGGACTTTACGACGCCCAGGGCGCGGTGATCGAACAGCTGGCCCTGGTCCGCACCAGCCTGGAAAACGGGGCCCGCATCGACGACACCCTGGAGCCTCACCGGGCCGCCATCGTGGATATCGAGGCCCGGACCGCCGATGCGGTAGAGGGACTGCGAAGCTATTTAAACACCATCGACACCGACGGCACGGCCCTGGAACAGGTGGAAGAGCGGCTGGACCTGGTGGTCCGGCTTAAGAAAAAATACGGCCCCACCCTGGAGGATGTGCTGGCCCGGCTGGACCAGATCGCCGCGGATCTGACCGGCCTGGAAAACCTTTCCGGCCGGATCGGGCAAATGGAGACCGCCATTGCCGCGGCCCACAAGGACCTGGCCCGGGCCGCAACCACCCTTTCGGCCAAACGCAAAAAAGCGGCCCCCGGCTTCTGCCGGGCCATCGAAGCCGAACTGGCCCAACTCAAAATGGAGGGCACCCGCTTTGACGTAGTCTTTTCCGCCACCCCGGCGGATGCAAAGACCAGCCCGTTTCTGACGGCGGACGGCAAGATCATCACCGATACCGGCCTCGACAAAGCCGCCTTTTCCATTGCCCCCAACGTGGGTGAAACCGCCAAGCCCCTGGCCGCCATCGCCTCGGGCGGCGAGCTCTCCCGCGTGGTGCTGGCCATAAAGGCCATGCTGGCCGGAAAGGAAGCGGTGGAGACATTGATTTTTGATGAGGTGGACGCGGGCATCGGCGGTGAGGCCGCCGAGGTTGTGGGAAAGAAGCTGGCCGCGCTCTCCCGCTTTCACCAGACCCTCTGCATCACCCACCTGCCCCAGATCGCCCGGTTCGGGGACATTCACTACCGGATTGAAAAACAGGTGAAGAGCGGCCGTACCGTCACCCACATGGTGCGGCTGTCCGATGAAGACCGCATCCAGGAGATCGCCCGCATGACCGGGGGCAAAAAAATCACGGAAAAGACCCTGGCCCACGCAAAAGAGATGCTGGAAACCGCCGCGTCCGCCAAAGCCGACTGATTTTTGCCGGTCCGTGCCGGGCGCCCCGGCTCCTTCCCGTTATTGCCCGCCCCCCTCTCCCTTCGCCATTGCCCAGACCTCTCATCCCCGTCATTGCCCAACTTGATTGGGCAATCCAGTGTAAAACTGGTCTATTTCCTTGTTGAATAAGGTATGAGGTCAATTTGATTCTGGATTACCCGGTCAAGCCTGGTAATGACGAAGGCGGGAGCGCGGCAACGTGTGTCGAGTGAGCGAAGCAATCTTATCCATGTGCGAAGGAGATTGCGTCGTCGCTTCGCTCCTCGCAATGACGCGGGCCTTGGCTTCGCCGGGCAATGCCCCCGCGCGTCAGGGCGCGACCATGTGATTCAGCGGCCCGCTTCCTTTGCCGATGCCCGGGGCCCGGGCAATAGCCTGGGTGACATAGGCCTTGGCCCGGGCCGCGGCATCAAAAAAGTCCATGCCCAGGGCCATGCCGGCGGCCAGGGCCGACGAAAACGTGCAGCCCGTGCCATGGGTGTTACGGGTTTCGATTTTCGGGGCGCTCAGCATTTTAAAGGCCCGGCCGTCAAAAAGCACGTCCACGGCCGCCTCCCCCTGAAAGTGCCCTCCCTTGATTACCGCCTGCCGGGCCCCCATATCGATCATACGATGGGCCGCCTTCTGCATGTCCTCAAGAGAAATAATCTCAAACCCGGCCAAAAGCTGGGCCTCAAACAGATTGGGGGTCACCACCCGGGCCAGGGGAAACAGATGAAAGGCCAGGGCGCTTTGGGCCTCTTTTTTCAGCAGGGGATAGCCGCTCTTGGAGATCATCACCGGGTCCAGCACCACCGGCGGCAGGTCCCGGTCCGCCAGTGCCCCGGCAATGGCCTTGATCAAACCGACGCTGGAGACCATGCCGATCTTGACGGCATCCACCGGCGTATCTTCAAAAATGCAGTTAATCTGCCCGGCCACGATATCCGGGGCGATCTCCTGAATGTCGTAGACCTTCTGGGTGTTCTGAACGGTCACCGCCGTGATCGCGCTCATGCCGAACACGCCATAGGCCTGAAAGGTTTTCAGGTCGGCCTGAATGCCGGCCCCGCCCGAGGAATCGGAGCCGGCGATGGTTAATGCGATGCGCATGAAACACTTCCTTCCTTATCGAAATCGGGGTCGGGATCGGAATCGATTTTTATGCTCTCTTACATAGCCCGAATACTTCAATCCACCAGCACCAGCCCGCAAATATCCGCCATTTGCGTTGCACCGGTATCGGGCGATGGCTGCGCCATGCGCATGGTCCATCCAGCGGTTTCAAACAGCCGGGCCACGTCAATACCGAAGCCGGACATGGAAGGCCGGGCATACTGGGGATAGCGGCACTCCCCTTTTTGCAACAGCGGCGGGCAGTCGCCGTGGGCGTGGCAGAAGATCTCCCTGCATGAGCCCCCGGCATAGGCCCGGGCACGGGCAAAACCGGCCTGAACGGCTTGTCTTTCAATGGCGGCCGCTGTTTTCTGAAGGAGCTCAAACGCCTTTACGCGCTGCCCGGAAAACAGCATTTCCGCCGGCACATCGATGATAAAAAAGAGCGCCTGGTGAAATGTTTCCAGCTCTTTTTGAAGCTCCAGCGGGCCGGGAACATGGGGCGGGCAATTAATTGACAGCCCGTAATTGGGGCAACCGGGGGCCCGGCACCGGTCAGCCAGGCTGCCGTCGATCACGACTTTTGCCGCCGGAAGCATGGCGGCACGGCAGGCGCCGGCGCCAAGGGCAAAATCAACAAGCGGTTTGAACTCTGGTGACAGGCTCAATTTTTCCCCTTTGCAAAAACATAAGAAAAGGGAATGGCGATCAGGTCGCCGACAATGTAGCTGACCATGATCACGATCACCAGCCCGGCATAATCCGGCAGGTTCCCGGTTACCACCAGGGGCACGATGACACCGGCCACCCACACCGATTTATACAGCAGCTGCATGCAGAGCACCGGCAAAAACGTCAGCGGCGCCCTCAGCCCGAAAACCGACATGACCCCGAAGGCCAGCCAGATGCTGGCCGCGATACCGAAAAATATCGGGTCCTGGTCGC includes these proteins:
- a CDS encoding DNA-3-methyladenine glycosylase I; its protein translation is MEKRCDWAGTDPDYIHYHDTEWGVPLHDDGRLFEMLVLEGAQAGLNWLTILKKRPAYRKAFDDFDPVRVARYDARKIDRLMADPGIVRNRKKIDAAVTNAKAFLRVRKEFGSFDTYIWSFVEGRPVVNAWETVKQMPASTPASEAMSADLKKRGFSFVGPVICYAFMQSTGMVNDHIVTCFRYNEINNRQATGKRP
- the recN gene encoding DNA repair protein RecN, producing the protein MLNELAIKNFAIIDDLRIRFDRGLTILSGETGAGKSIIINAVNLLLGSRATARLIRTGESTAEVEAVFDVAPKSELARKLEVNGLTGDNELIIRRVVSDTNKNRIYINGHAATIQVLSDITASLASISGQHAHQQLLNEDLHLLILDAFAGLTGQREAVGEKFATLVPMLRELETLKSRQADQARQQELLAFQKDEIEKANITPGEDQNLERDKRRLKNAQELYTLVYGCIEGLYDAQGAVIEQLALVRTSLENGARIDDTLEPHRAAIVDIEARTADAVEGLRSYLNTIDTDGTALEQVEERLDLVVRLKKKYGPTLEDVLARLDQIAADLTGLENLSGRIGQMETAIAAAHKDLARAATTLSAKRKKAAPGFCRAIEAELAQLKMEGTRFDVVFSATPADAKTSPFLTADGKIITDTGLDKAAFSIAPNVGETAKPLAAIASGGELSRVVLAIKAMLAGKEAVETLIFDEVDAGIGGEAAEVVGKKLAALSRFHQTLCITHLPQIARFGDIHYRIEKQVKSGRTVTHMVRLSDEDRIQEIARMTGGKKITEKTLAHAKEMLETAASAKAD
- a CDS encoding glycosyltransferase family 4 protein translates to MIPDIPPHQNVGFISTRLAGTDGVTLETWKWADIFKEEGFSCFYFAGELETPPECSYLCEKAHFSHPVIVDIFENCFGVRVRGRYITQLIHRVKEEIKDHLYTFIQKFNLDVLVVENALAIPMNLPLGIGLAELIAEIGIPVIGHHHDFFWERERFLTNSVWEYLNMAFPPHLSQIRNVVINSAADNQVSLRTGISSTVIPNVMDFENPPPPPDDYTQNVRQDLGIADDELFVLQPTRVVQRKGIEHAIELVSRLERKAKLVISHAAGDEGMEYYERVKDFSERMGVTTVFVSDIINDQRDTLPDGRKKYTLDDIYPYADLVTYPSNFEGFGNAFLEAIYYRRPIAVNRYSIYATDIKPKGFSVIEINGFVTKKTVDHTRRVLDDADYRHRMVTHNYEVAKRYYSYSVLRQKLKTIITDCVGYQF
- a CDS encoding KamA family radical SAM protein, whose translation is MASKDPVIIHDPNQLAWQTIAGRAIADPKDLPDRLKAPPGAAAVCRAYPMSVNPYYLSLIQAPGDPLWRQVVPDARELSGTLTDDDPLTETAQSPVPGLIHRYPDRVVVLVSGRCPVVCRFCFRKRLAGRAAASLTDDQVDAAAAYVRAAPAVREVIFSGGDPLMLEDDKLCAALEKFAAIGHVETLRIHTRTPVALPQRITGDLVVLLKKFLPLYVNVHVNHPREITAPAEAACARLADAGIPLGSQTVLLAGINDDAITMEALMRALLRIRVRPYYLHHPDVVKGTGHFRPPINRGLSVMRSLVGRVPGMAVPRYVIDLPGGGGKVPLLPDYVVSSETGHLVVKNYQGKVFVYPEK
- the thiD gene encoding bifunctional hydroxymethylpyrimidine kinase/phosphomethylpyrimidine kinase; this translates as MRIALTIAGSDSSGGAGIQADLKTFQAYGVFGMSAITAVTVQNTQKVYDIQEIAPDIVAGQINCIFEDTPVDAVKIGMVSSVGLIKAIAGALADRDLPPVVLDPVMISKSGYPLLKKEAQSALAFHLFPLARVVTPNLFEAQLLAGFEIISLEDMQKAAHRMIDMGARQAVIKGGHFQGEAAVDVLFDGRAFKMLSAPKIETRNTHGTGCTFSSALAAGMALGMDFFDAAARAKAYVTQAIARAPGIGKGSGPLNHMVAP
- a CDS encoding DUF2284 domain-containing protein; this encodes MSLSPEFKPLVDFALGAGACRAAMLPAAKVVIDGSLADRCRAPGCPNYGLSINCPPHVPGPLELQKELETFHQALFFIIDVPAEMLFSGQRVKAFELLQKTAAAIERQAVQAGFARARAYAGGSCREIFCHAHGDCPPLLQKGECRYPQYARPSMSGFGIDVARLFETAGWTMRMAQPSPDTGATQMADICGLVLVD